CCGCGTCGAGCCCTTGCTCGCACAGCCAGCGCACCATCGGCTCGATCTGGCCGTGCGTGACGATTACGCGTTCTGCGCCCGTCGCGCCGATGGCCGTTTGCAGGCCGGGCCAGTCCGCGTGATCCGACAGCACGAAGCCGCGATCGACGCCCTTGCGCCGCCGCGTGCCGCGCAGGCGCATCCATCCGGAGACGAAGGCATCGCTGTAATCGCCGAAGCGGCGCATCCACGTACTGCCCTGCGCGGACGGCGGCGCGACGATCAGCGCGCCCTGGAACGCCGCCTTGTCGCGCGCGGCGATTTCGCTCACGAGCCGCGTCTCCGGCAGCGCGACGCCGGATTCACGGTACGCGCGATTGAGCGGCTCCACCGCGCCGTGACAGAAGATCGGGCCGATGCCCGCGTCGATGCCCGCCAAGAGCCGCTGCGCCTTGCCGAACGAATAGCAGAAGAGCACCGACGCGCGGCCTTCTGCCGCGTTGTGCCGCCACCATGAGTCGATGCCTTCGAACACGGCGCGCGACGGTTCCCATCGGTAGATCGGCAGGCCGAAGGTCGATTCGGTGATGAACGTATCGCAGCGAACGGGCTCGAACGGCGCGCAGGTCGGATCGGGCTCGACCTTGTAATCGCCGGACGCGACCCACACGCGCCCGCCGTGCTCCACGCGCACTTGCGCCGAGCCGAGTACATGACCCGCCGGATGCAGCGACACCCGCACGCCGTTCACGTCGATGCGCTCGCCGTAAGCGAGCCCTTGCACGTCGATGCCCGGCAGCCGCGAGAGCAGCACGCCGAGTCCCGCTTCGGCCGTGAGATAGCGCGCGTGACCGAAGCGCGCGTGATCGGCATGGGCGTGCGTGATGACCGCGCGCTCGACGGGCCGCCACGGATCGATATAAAAGTTGCCCGGCGGACAGTACAGGCCCTCGGGACGCGCGACGATGAGATCGGCGGATGTGTTCACGGGTTTTTCTGTCGTGCTCCTGAGAAGTGTCGTGCAGGCAACAAAGCACGTGACATGCCCGTCATGGCGCTTTCATGAAGAGCGACTACGGTGTAAAAGGTTTGTTCAGCATCGTCTTATTTTCGTCCGAGAACGAAAGAGCCGGTTCGAGCCGCGAGCTTCGCTGCAGTGCCTTGTCTCACGTGATCTTCCGCTGGTGTTTTGGAATGAAGCCGAATATGGACACGATGGTTGCGCCGACTGCCGCAGAGGCGGTCTGGATTGTCAGGCTCAGGAGCCATCCGCAGTATGACTTCGTGCGTCTGAAGCGGGTGTTTGCCGAGCCCGGCTCGCGCCATCAGGTCGTCCTGGTCGATGTCAGGCGGCTTTTGCAATGCGCCGACCGCGACGACACCGACTACGTGCTCAAGGCCGTCGACGACTGGCACGCGGGCAAGGTGCGCGGCATCCGCGAATTCCTCGATCCGGACAACCCGCGCGTGCCCGAAATGCCGTACGTGACCATCAGCGTGCGGCGCGCGGAAGGTTTGCTCGGGCTGATCGGCGTGCATCGGGAAGGCGTCGTCGCGTTTCGCAACGGACAGCATCGCGCGCGCTATATGGCGCACGCCGGCGCGCTTTGCATGCCGGTGGAAGTGCACGAGCGCGAAGCCGATCTTTTGCGCGCGATGTGCGCCGCGCCGGGCGATGCGGTCGCGGAGTACGGCGAGGTGTGATGCCTGAGCGATGTGTCAGGAAGGCGACGCGTCGACGACATTGCGCGGCGCGCCTTCGGCCCACGCTTTTACGTTGCCGAGCGTCGTCGTCGCGATTTCGATGAGCGCCTCGCGCGTGAAAAACGCCTGATGCGCGGTGATGATGACGTTCGGAAACGTGAGTAGCCGCGCGAGCACATCGTCCTGCAACAGGCGGTCCGAGTGGTCCTCGAAGAAGAGGCCGCCTTCTTCCTCGTACACGTCGAGGCCCAGATGCCCGAGCTGGCCGCTCTTGAGCGCGCCGACGAGCGCATTGCTTTCCACGAGCCCGCCGCGCCCGGTGTTGATGAGCATGGCGCCGCGTTTCATGCTGGCGAGCGCGCGTTCGTCGATCAGATGATACGTGGAAGGCAGAAGCGGGCAGTGCAGCGACACGATGTCCGAGTTCGCGAGCAGTTCGTCGAGCGGCACGTAGCGCGCGCCGCGCGCGAGCAGGTCTTGCGCGGGCGGGCCGGGATCGTACGCGAGCACTCGCATGCCGAAGCCCGCCATGATATTGCCGAACACGCGCCCGATGATGCCCGTGCCGATCACGCCGACAGTCTTGCCGTGCAGATCGAAGCCGAGCAGGCCGTTGAGCGAGAAGTCGCCTTCGCGCGTGCGGGCCACCGCGCGATGCAGCCGGCGATTGAGCGTGAGAATCATGCCCACGGCGTGTTCCGCCACCGCATGCGGCGAATACGCGGGCACGCGCGTGACCGTGATGCCGAGGCGCTTTGCGGCATTCAGATCGACGTGATTGAAGCCCGCCGAACGCAACGCGAGAAGGCGCGTGCCGCCCGCGTGCAGCTTTTCGAGCACGGCTTCGTCCACGCTGTCGTTCACGAACGGGCACACGGCCGTGTAGCCCTGCGCGAGGACGGCCGTCTGCGCGTCGAGATGCGCTTCCTGAAAGTCGAGTTCGATGCCGAAGGCTTCGTTCGCCTGGCGGAACGTGTCCGCGTCGTACGGGCGCGCGCTGAAGAGAATGAGGCGTTGGGAGTCTGAGCGATGGTCTGCGTGTGTCATGGCGGGCCGGCAGCGTTCAGGTTGAGGGAACGCGCGCCGGCCCGGAATGCCCGGAGCCGGCGGTGCGCGTCAGTGCGTCGTGGGGCTGCCCGAGGTCACGCTAACGTTTGCGCCGGAGGTCTGAAAAGCAGCCGGCGTCTTGCGATAGATATCGTCGGGCCTGGTGTTCGCGGCGTTCACTTCCTTCGTCAGTCTCTCCAGCGCGTAGTCGATGAAAAAGCGCGTCTTCGCGGGCAGATACTGCCGCCCGGGATAGACGATCGACAACTTCATCTCCGGGTCGTCGACCGAATAGTCGGGCAAAAGCCGCACGAGCGTGCCGTCGTTGATGTCCTGCGAGACGATACCTTCCGGCAAAATCGAGAAGCCCATGCCGCGCAGCGTCGCGAGACGCACCATGAGCGCGCTGTTGACGGAGTAGACCGCCGAGAGCGTCACCTGTTCCGACGTGCCGAGGCGATGCCTGAAATGCCACGACGAGCTGCGAATGTCGTTGGGCAGCGCGACCGACGGCATGCCTTGCAGGTCCGACGGGCTCGCGGGCATGCCGTGCTCGGCCAGGAACGCGGGCGTGGCGACCGGAATCAGCGCGCTCACGCCGATGGGCCGTTCGACGAGCGCCGTGCTCGACACCATGAACGCCGCGACGATACCCACGTCGTATCCGTCCTCGACAAGATCGACGTGACGTTCGGCGAGCGTGAGGCGCACATTTACCTTCGGATAAAGCTGGCGGAAGCCGTCGATGAGCGGCGTCAAAGTAAGAAGCGAAAGCGCGCTGGATGCGACAACACGCAGTGTTCCGCTCGGTTCGCCTTCGGTATGCGTAACGGCGGATTCCAAATGATCCAATTCTTCGAGTAATGCGCGGCATCCCTCGAGATAACGGGTACCGGCTTCAGTCAATGATAAGTTCCGAGTCGTGCGGTTAATGAGGCGTGTCCTGAGATGTGCTTCGAGCATCGCAATTGCGCGAGTAACGAGCGCATTCGAAACGTCGAGTTGCTGCGCGGCACGTCTGAAGCTTTCGGTGTCGGCGACCCGTACAAAGACGCGTATAGCATGAATCTGGTTCATCTGAATGCCCTCTCTCTGTTGTGCCACGGTGATGTGAGCTGGCCTAAACCCCGCGTGGCGTGCTCACCTTTTGAGGTACCACTACTGCATAATATTGACAGAATGAAGAAACTGCAATATCAGAATAAATAATTGGTCGTGCCGAGGAAATAGTTTCCGAATGACAAGTTGCGTGCTTCCGAAAGGCATTTGAAGAGAACGGTATGCTAGAAATTTGAAGAATAATGGAACGAAACAACGGTATGTCTTGCGAAACGGCTGTCAGTTAGCGCTTGTTTCATGCGGGAAAACGATATAAGAGTTGATTCTATACGGACGTACTTAATTGCATCGCTGTGCCGTCGAGCAAACGCCTTATCAAGTCGCGATATTTCGCTTCGCGAAATAGGAGATTTTAAAAAATGAGTGTATTCCGGTTTAGGCGCCGTCATTTCAGAAGTCATTAACATTTCAGGAATAAGGCGCAGGCCGCGAACGTGTTCGAAAAACCCGAAAGGATAGCCCGACTTATGTTATGGAATCTGCTTGGGACACAACCCGAGATTGCACTCTTCGCCAGCCTGGCTATTGGGTTCTTTATCGGTTCGTTCAAGTTTGGTCCAATTCAGCTTGGCGGCGTCTGCGGCACGCTGATCGTCGCGCTCATTCTCGGACAGAGCGGCGCGCGTATATCGCCGGACCTTAAGAACATTGCGTTTGCGTTGTTCATATTCGCGCTCGGTTTTACGGGCGGTCCGCAATTTTTCGCGAACATCGGGCGCGGCTGGCGGTACGGCGCGCTCTCGCTTGTCGAGGTCATTGTCGTAGTCGCGCTCGTGCTCGGCATCGCGGCGATGCTCAAGCTCGACCCGGGCACGGCGGCCGGCCTGCTCGCGGGCGGCGCGACGGAGTCGGCGGTGATCGGCACGGCGTCCGAAGCGGTCGCGCGGCTCGGCTTGCCCGCCGCCGAGACTGCGCGCCTGCAGGCGAATATCGTCACCGCGTACAGCGTCAGCTATCTCTTCGGGCTCGTGACGATCGTGCTTTTCGCGAGCCAGTTCGCGCCGCTCATCCTGCGCGTGAATCTGCGCGACGAAGCCGAGCGCGTCTGGCGCAAGCTCGGCGGCGACGGCGCGCTCGCGGAAGGGCAGACGCCCGCCATCATGCCGCTTGCCGCGCGCGAACTGAAAGTGATGGCCGCGGCCGGCAGCAGCATCGGTGAGCTGGAAAAGCGCTTCGGCCACAACATCAGCGTGCAGCGCGTGGTGCGCGACCGCTCCGTCATCAAAGGGCAGCCTTCGGTGACGCTGAAGGCGGGCGATCGCATCGTGATCGCGG
The Caballeronia sp. M1242 DNA segment above includes these coding regions:
- a CDS encoding ligase-associated DNA damage response exonuclease; this encodes MNTSADLIVARPEGLYCPPGNFYIDPWRPVERAVITHAHADHARFGHARYLTAEAGLGVLLSRLPGIDVQGLAYGERIDVNGVRVSLHPAGHVLGSAQVRVEHGGRVWVASGDYKVEPDPTCAPFEPVRCDTFITESTFGLPIYRWEPSRAVFEGIDSWWRHNAAEGRASVLFCYSFGKAQRLLAGIDAGIGPIFCHGAVEPLNRAYRESGVALPETRLVSEIAARDKAAFQGALIVAPPSAQGSTWMRRFGDYSDAFVSGWMRLRGTRRRKGVDRGFVLSDHADWPGLQTAIGATGAERVIVTHGQIEPMVRWLCEQGLDAGAFKTEYGDDAIEADMPTETTTETPSQ
- a CDS encoding 2-hydroxyacid dehydrogenase, with amino-acid sequence MTHADHRSDSQRLILFSARPYDADTFRQANEAFGIELDFQEAHLDAQTAVLAQGYTAVCPFVNDSVDEAVLEKLHAGGTRLLALRSAGFNHVDLNAAKRLGITVTRVPAYSPHAVAEHAVGMILTLNRRLHRAVARTREGDFSLNGLLGFDLHGKTVGVIGTGIIGRVFGNIMAGFGMRVLAYDPGPPAQDLLARGARYVPLDELLANSDIVSLHCPLLPSTYHLIDERALASMKRGAMLINTGRGGLVESNALVGALKSGQLGHLGLDVYEEEGGLFFEDHSDRLLQDDVLARLLTFPNVIITAHQAFFTREALIEIATTTLGNVKAWAEGAPRNVVDASPS
- a CDS encoding LysR family transcriptional regulator gives rise to the protein MNQIHAIRVFVRVADTESFRRAAQQLDVSNALVTRAIAMLEAHLRTRLINRTTRNLSLTEAGTRYLEGCRALLEELDHLESAVTHTEGEPSGTLRVVASSALSLLTLTPLIDGFRQLYPKVNVRLTLAERHVDLVEDGYDVGIVAAFMVSSTALVERPIGVSALIPVATPAFLAEHGMPASPSDLQGMPSVALPNDIRSSSWHFRHRLGTSEQVTLSAVYSVNSALMVRLATLRGMGFSILPEGIVSQDINDGTLVRLLPDYSVDDPEMKLSIVYPGRQYLPAKTRFFIDYALERLTKEVNAANTRPDDIYRKTPAAFQTSGANVSVTSGSPTTH